In Meles meles chromosome 2, mMelMel3.1 paternal haplotype, whole genome shotgun sequence, the sequence aggattcaaacccaccTTCCACGACCCAGGTCGATAACCACAACACTGTATTTGCCTCTCAACCTTGTGAAGCCCTTGCCTTAATTCAAATGATATGCTTGTCTTTTCTCTTAGAAAAACCACAAAAGCAGTGAATACTTTAAAAAGCTACCAGCAAATACATGGTTAACAGCTTAGTGAAGCTAggcttgagtgtgtgtgtgtgtgtgtgtgtgtgtgtgtgtaggaggaggaggatgaggaggaggaggaggaacttTACAGAGAACAGCACTCTCAGAGCAAATGAAATTCCCCAGACCTTTGGGACTGCTGGTATACCTCCGGGAACAGCCAGGCATTTGGGGCAATGAGGGCATTGGCCATGTAGACAGGCCATCCTTGGGGAGACCAGCGGGCTCCAGAGAGGCCTGAATGGGGAGGCCCAGGGCCGAGTACACCGACAGTGTCAAATGACAggccctctcctgctcccctcccccatttgtgGATTTGTGCTGAATCAAAGGGCCATTCAGGCCCTTCCCTTTCACAGAGTGAGGCCAAGGGGGCCATCCTTTGGAGGCTGAGATAGAACAATCCCATGGGCTTCTGCTTCAAACAGGCTTGGGTTTGAAACCACAATGTACTTGGCGCTGGTTTTACACACATTACTTTCCtggtgctggaaaaaaaaaaaaaaaaaggaattagtcAGATGAAAGGGGAGGTCTGGAGGGAGGGGGGATTCTTTCTCCAGTCTAGTGAATGAGGTTaataagtggaaaaataaaactactctcTGTGAAGGGTCTTTGGAAGGGTTACCAGGCCACAAtaattaaaagcaaattaaaaggGTATATCATTCATGCAGCCTCCATGGCCTGTCCCAGCCCCGAGGGAGCTGAGTCTACTTCAGGGCAGTGGAGAGagcatggggaggagggagagtggggaggacTGCGGGTCCTCGCTTGTGGGGCAGTAACTAATGAGAAGTAGTGATTCCCACCCAGGTCTCCCTCTGTGGCCTCCCAAATGCTAGGTTGTGAATTAGGAAACTGATTGATCATCTTCCAAAACCCCAGTAGTAATCGAACACTTGTTCACACATTTCCAAGGAATGTTTTCTAGTGCTTTGTGTCATGTGAAAATACCCACACTCTCTTGAGGGAGTCACTGAATTCTCTCCAGCTGTCACGTTCCTCTGTGTAAAAGGAAGTTACGACCTTGAtttcctcccccacaccccaaacAGTGCTCTCCTGAGTCTTCTCTGAAAACCTGGAACaggtagaaggaagggaaatagaAATAGTCATTAGGCAATTCAGCCCTTTCTGCTTGTGTCATTTTTTACCTCAGGCCATTTGCATCACCAGCTGGTTGAGTGGTTAATTCTAACCAGCCCTGTCTCCTAATGCGGTCAACAATTCCCGGTGATTGCAGGGGTCAGAGGCACAGCTTCTGCCCTCCTTTGGCTCCTATTGCCACCTTGTGGGAGGCATGACAGGTGTCTTTCTCAAGGAGAAAGTGACAAGTGGGCTAGGAGGAAAGAATTCGCAGGTTCCGAGCTAGCAGATGGAACCCAGTGGCCTCCGTGGAAGTGAGATCCCAGAGATCTACGGCTGTATTTTCACAAAAGCAGAGGAGATATTGTATGAGATTCTGCAACAATTAACAATTTCCCGGTGACCCTCTTCTTGAACTCCGAAGTCAGGTTATGATGTCCTTCCTATGTTTTCCGAAGCACCCCAGCTGTTCACTACCTGAGAACTTAAAATTGTTAGTGGTAAGGCCAGTTTACCCACTCTCCATGTACCCTTTCTTTAAAGTGTTAAGATCAGAACTCCTGGCTTTTCACTAGGAATCCCCAGGACCTCACAAAGCTCTTGCCCTACAAAGGTAATGGTATTTTCCAAAAACAGCAACAGCAATATTTCTAGTGTCCCACGTTCTTCCAAAAACTTTCCACTGCCCGTTTCAAGGCAGAATCTATTTCTTGGCCCCTGACACCTGGGGGCGGGGTGACTCCTTGACCGCCCCAACAAATAGAATCCCGCAGAATGCTTGATTTCCGAGCCTagattataaaaagaaacaaggctTCTGCCTGATGCCCCCTCCCTTGGGGACGTTCACCATTGAAACCAGCCGCTGGGTTGTGGGGAGCAAACAATGCCCCCAGCGGAGAGCCGGCTGCCACTGCCAGACAGATGAATGAAGGCACCTTCAGATGATTCCATCAAGTCTTCCCGGGGAGGCATCCGTCATCGTAGGCAAGACCGGGTGTCCCCGGTTTGTTAGGTCCAAATTCTGGACCCACAGAATCAGGGAGCATAAGTGTTTGCCCCGCACCTCTAAGTGTTGGGGTTGTTACTCAGCCCTAGGATTGGAACCATGGTCAATGACGGACACTAAATACGTCAGTGAACGGCCAGCCATGGGCTCCGGGAGATACCGCCCCCTCCTAGGAGGTAAAAAAGAGACAGAACCATCCCAGGAGATAAGTGGAAATGTACTGTGTTTCTCTAAAGTTCTAAGgtataaatatctataaataccTACTATATTGTAGTagaaaagattcttttaaaaaccatgatcctgggcacctgggtggctcagtcggttaagtgactgcctaaggctcaggtcatgatgtagagtccctggattgagtcccacatccggctccctgctcagcagggagtctgcttctccctctgacctatcccctctcctgttctctctctcaaataaatgaataaaatattttaaaaaaattcatagaggaaaaaaaaatcaggatccTATCAAGCCATAATAAGACCTGAAGGAAACTTCAATgcaaattactaagtgaaagaagccaatccgAAAAGCCTATGGATTGTATGATTCCAGTTAATACGACCTGTGAAAAAGGTGTAACTACagaagcagtaaaaaaaaaaaaaaaaaaaaatcacacacaaaaaatcagtggttgccaaagATTAGGGGGGAGAGGACGAATAGGCACTATTTCCTATCAAAATAGGCAATAGGGCACTAAGACTACTCTATTTACTATAATAGTGGACACGTGTTATCATATATCCAGACCTACAGAATATACAATGTACAACACTGAGCGGGACCCCTAAGGTAAACTAGAGGCTTTGCCTGTTGTCAGTGTTGGTTTCTAGATTCAGTATCAGTTTCTAGATTGTAACAATATCTGTGTTGGCTTTACAATTGTAACAAACGTAGCACTCTGTGCTGATGCTGGGGTCACCTGGGCTTGGGTGGGGACAGGAAGTATATGGAAAATATCTGTACTTTCTGTTTAGttacattttctttccattcaacTTTGCTGTAAACCTAAAGTGCTCTAAAAAACAAAGGCTCGGGACAGCTGGCGGGCTCAGTAAGCAGAAcacgcgactcttgatctcgggttggGAAATCTGATCtgcatgttgggtgtaaagattactttaaaaataagataaattaaaaataaaggctctttttaaaaaaggtcttttaaggggcacctgggtggctcagtgggttaaagcctctgcctttggctcggattatgatctcagggtcctgggactgagccccacatcgggctctctgcttagcggggagcctgcttccctctctttctgcctgtctctctgcctacttgtgatctgtcaaataaatagataaattttttttttaacaaaggtcATTTAAATATAGTCTTATTTGTTTCAGAGCCTGGggattccttcttccctctccccaaccttctctcaaataaacgagTCGTGGATTTTTACTGTTCACATCACTGCTTTGGAGCTTGAAGGTAAAGTCCAACCACGTACATCACGGGTTAATTTACCCCAGGACttagtctttccttccttcctttctttggtgGGCTGCATGTTATCTGGGAGCTGATCTGTTCCTAACATCATTTAAGGAGTCCTCTGTTTTTGCCTTGAGTGACAGGGAAAAAACTTGAGCCTTAGAAAGCACAGAAGTAAATGAATGGCTTAGGGGGAGATGAAAACAAGGACTCCAGGGCAGTTTGAATAATAAATTAAGCCTTCCTTATTCTTGTTTCTCTAACAGTTATTAATTAGTAActgttttccataaaaatattagTGGGATCGTCATTCTTAAAACTGGCCAACATAAATGTGATGTTCAATTTTGTGTTGTAATTAAAATTAGATGATATAATTGGCTTTCATTGTTATGTCTGTTTATTTAATAGGTATCTCTTCAGAAGGTACAGCAGCTGGCCATGTAGTTTCCAGATTATCTGGATGGCAAGCTAATTTATATGcaagtgtgtatgtatacacacttGCTAAACATCTTGGAAGGAGAGTAGGTGTCTCTCTGCACCCCAGAAACTTCCAGCCTCCGTGGAGCAGAGATACGATGGCAATTTCGTATCATATCGTATACGATGGGCTGGGGTACTGCAGGACGGGGAAATGCGTGGTCAGAAGCCTAGGCTGACAAGAGGGAAGTCTGAGAGCTGCTTTCTCTAAGTTTTTCACATAGAAATGATTACAACAGGTAGGTTCCTTttattagttaaaaatattttaaggatgtgcatttaattagttttttagttttatcaATGTTCCACATGTACAAAGGTTAACACGtcacatggttttatttatttttaatttttaaagattttatttaatgatttgagagagagagcccatgtgggagggggtgggagtgtggcagagggagatgcagactccctgctgagtgcagagctggactCGGGACTCgttccctggaccctgagatcatgacttgagccggagTCGgacgcataaccaactgagccagccagatgcccctcaaaTAGTTTTATAAGTCTTTAATTGAAAAGCAGCCATCACCAGCTGTCCCTTTCCAttcctgctttcctctccacACAGATGaccatttctgtttcttaaagatcTTTCTCCTGGGGTTTGTCTCATTATTTCTAAAACATACGCTTATAGTACGATTTTTCAtaccctcatctataaaatgggtttcACAACCTCCTATGTTTGGTGTGAGCATTAAAAGGAATCAATTGGGGATGCcaagctggctcagtcagtagagcatgtgactcttgaagtcatgagttcaagccccacactgggcatagggcctacttaaaaaaaaaaaaaaaaattaaaaattaaaaaaatgaattaattcatAAAAAGCACTTTTAACAGTGCTTGGCACTGTTCTAATATTAACTTTTTGCTTTTAGTTATTATCTATTGTCTTCTTACCATACAAACATTATATTTAGCTGTGTTATAATACCCCATCCCAtttatacaaacacacatacagtTTCCCCCTCCTGGCCAGTacgtattttgtttgtttgtttgtttgtttttaaatattttatttatttatttgacagacagagatcacaagtaggcagaaaggcaggcagagagagaggaggaagcaggctccctgccaagcagagagcccgatgccgggcttgatcccaggaccctgagaccacgacctgagccgaaggcagaggctttaacccactgagccacccaggcgcccccagtatgtTTTTTATTATAAGTTTTTAAGACCTATATTTAGTGTTTACATTATTATAAACTTGAGTATCTATGGTTGAGCCACATAGAATATTATGATCACATTTTCTTCCTTACTGGAGTTAaccattttttttacttttttttttttttttttgcttaatacaAGTCTGACACCAATTCcaatgtgtgtgtttttcccacaccagaaaaaaaaaaaaaattcttggacaCTAGCTAAGTGTCCTACAATTTGATTCAATCCTGACACTATGTACCTGGAGACAGTGTCAGACCCCACAggtgaagggctccatcccacaagaCTGTGATCCCCATTCCCCTCAGTTCAGACACTAATCACAAGTCCAGATTATCCCCTGTGCGTCTGACCCATgggctataaatcagaggttcccagaGCTGCCTCCTTGAATTCAGTCAATTTGTTAAAGCGGCTCACAgagctcagagaaacattttacttactagattaccagttcttcataaaaggatataactcagaaaCAGCCAGACAGGACAGCTGCATAGGTGTGGGGAAAGGCTGAGGAACTTCTGCGTCCTACCCAAGCATGCCACCCTTCATGACCATCCATGTGTTCATCAACCGGGAAGCTTTCCAAACCCCATCATTTTGGGGAATGGTGGAGGCTCTATGACTTAGGCATGACTGATTTAATCACTGGCCTTTGGTGgctgattcaacctccagcccctttcccctccctggtGGTCAGAGGAGTGGGACTGAAAGGTCTAACCCTGCAAGCATGTGGGTTGTTCCCtagcaaccagcccccatccacaggggctttccaaaagtcGCCTTGTCAATATCACAAAAGACCCGTGTATTGCTCTAACCACGTAGGAacttccaagggttttaggagctctgtgccagaacagggacaaagaccaaatatatatttattataaatcgTAACATCACACTTCACTTTCCGTGGACCATGACTTCAATCGTTCCCAATCCCTCCACCAGAAATCTCTTctccttatgttctacaagtgTAAACGTTTGAGGGGAAGCTATCCTTCCCAgggctctctctccttccactgtACTATGACTGGCAGTTCTCTAAGCCCCCCAGGATTGCCTTTTACTATCAACCTCAAAATtcctctctgttctcctctaCAATAGatcctttttcccccctcccatGAGATCTGTTTTCTcgttttccattttcctttggaGTGAGCACACCTTCAGTAGCTTCTAGGTTATGAATATCTAAAAAATTACCTAACCTTCATACCTGATTGATAGCTGGACAAGGTATAGAATTCTAAGTTGAAGATATTTTTCCCTTAGAGGTGTGAGGACATTGTTTTTTCCCTACCTTCTGGGGCAGCTCTCGAGAAGCTCTTGAGAagtctcttttatctttttgaatgAGTCTTATTACTTCATCCCTGGATGCGTTTACAATCTTCTCTTCATCCTTAGAATTCCAAAATCTTataattatgtgtcttggtgtgggacttttaaaatctattatgcaggtggggtccctgggtggttcagtcaggtaagcatctgactcttgatttcagctcaggtcatgatttcagggtcgtgaaatcgagccctacgtcaggctctgtgttcagtggggagtctgcttgagattctctctttctccctttccttctacccctccccccatgctgtctttctaaactaaaataaataaatattttaaaaaacaaaacttattaTACAGGAAATCAGTGAGCTATCAATATGAAAACTCACATACTTCAGttctgaggattttttaaaaattacctttgaaTATTTCAATCCCTCtatttcctctgctttctctttctagaaCTTTTATCTTATTCAAACATTGTAAATTTTGGTCTAgtctctaaattttctttttttttttttttcctcttctatttccaTCTCTGATATTCTTCCACTTTCCGgtatatttctcaaaatttatcTTCCAACATTTCTATTGTATTTTGCATGCCTGCTGTCATAGTTAATTTCCAAGGGCTTTCATATAACCTcctaatttccttctcttttttccctctgagcATATTAATGACAGTATCCTGAGGTTTTCTTCTGCTCCTtgcattatttctatttctactgtGCTCTTCAAAAAAATATCATTTGTTTTAATCTCAGTTTTCCTATTAGAAAGTTTTCTCAGATGTTTGGTCATCCTTAGCTCCCATCTCACATAAGAGTGAGGCACTAAAAAGTGGATGGGAAGCTATGTGgggggtgtgtgagtgtgtacgtGTGAGTGCGTATGTCCTTGTATGTACATGTTGGTTGGGGGTTATAGAGAGCTTGCCAACAGGCAGAACTTTCTGCAGGGTGATCTTGCTGGGCTGCCAGCATTCTGAGActggagaggaggaaagggataAGGGCCCACCGCTAAGAAGTAAAATTCTacttcatcttcaatttcttttgggtgccctgccctgatgTCACTGAATCTGAGTCTCTCTAGCCTCCCTTCTTTAGAGAGTCAGCCTCTGGATTTCTGAGGGGGAGGGTAAAGGTTGACAGGTCTCAGTGGGTGTGTCTGTGTACTTGTACAAACTTGTACCTTCTGTTCTCAGCCTCActttcaccccagagccaccaacTCCAAACTCCTTTGGTTGGCTAAGTTAGGAAGCACTATTTCATAAGCTTTCTAGCtcccaaaaaatatttatttccttttccacttTATTTCCGTTTGTccttgtgtgtgcatatatatatacatatatatgtatataatataatataatatatgtatataatatatataatgttatataatgtatataatctaatataataataatgtatataataaaatatattatatatatatattttaaaccatTCACTGTCATTTTGGTGGAACTGGTGGCAGAAGGCATGGGTTAGGGGAGACACAAAACAGTAAACAATATTTTCAGTTTGCCACAATTAGCAGGGTTTTTGAGTGATAG encodes:
- the LOC123936816 gene encoding uncharacterized protein LOC123936816; amino-acid sequence: MAQMKCTDLGLLQLSPSKVKLKAKPPADSVYIREFQRFSEKTQESTVWGVGEEIKVVTSFYTEERDSWREFSDSLKRVTRKVMCVKPAPSTLWFQTQACLKQKPMGLFYLSLQRMAPLASLCEREGPEWPFDSAQIHKWGRGAGEGLSFDTVGVLGPGPPHSGLSGARWSPQGWPVYMANALIAPNAWLFPEVYQQSQRIQIHGCSFNGGFAVPTCGVKENTDFRPGKTCPEELCLSSSETLVEQTYPDLKSETPLTQL